A single Sulfurimonas aquatica DNA region contains:
- a CDS encoding tyrosine-type recombinase/integrase, giving the protein MSRIKSKKYTGVYLNELADGDMSYSITYKDEDNKTKRFTVGKKSAGITETYAYNKRNEFINQINLGEEPPAVTKKKKKNIITLDAVAEMSYTIKALHNKSNQTSKRKYEMHVSPTLGQKDITRITTEEIQKLQSIHAKKFAPKMVNTIIGELGTVYTYALENNIHNENPVRKVKPLKFDNKRLRYLDQEEINELLEYTKDNEQVYLCILLALNIGARIGALVQITPRDINLKTKTIDTIDEKNDERYTTFICNEELERLLEIRCANRKKDTPILQENGAKLYDQMKDKVGVVLHKMFNKEVTDPKYKVVPHTLRHTFASHLAINGTPIYTIKKLMNHKDINMTLRYAKLAPDTGRDAVEGLYN; this is encoded by the coding sequence ATGAGTAGAATTAAAAGTAAAAAATATACAGGTGTTTATCTTAATGAACTTGCTGATGGAGATATGAGCTATTCTATTACATATAAAGATGAAGACAATAAAACAAAGCGTTTTACGGTAGGTAAAAAATCAGCTGGTATCACAGAGACTTATGCTTATAACAAGCGAAATGAATTTATCAATCAAATCAATCTTGGAGAAGAACCTCCTGCTGTTACTAAGAAGAAGAAAAAGAATATCATTACCCTTGATGCTGTTGCAGAGATGAGTTATACAATCAAAGCATTACATAATAAAAGTAATCAAACATCTAAAAGAAAATATGAAATGCATGTATCTCCAACATTGGGTCAAAAAGATATTACAAGAATAACTACAGAAGAAATACAAAAGCTACAATCTATACATGCTAAAAAGTTTGCACCTAAAATGGTCAATACTATTATTGGAGAGTTGGGAACAGTTTATACATATGCTCTTGAAAATAATATTCACAATGAAAATCCAGTAAGAAAAGTTAAACCATTGAAATTTGACAATAAGAGACTGAGATATTTAGATCAAGAAGAGATTAATGAATTGCTTGAATATACAAAAGATAATGAACAAGTTTATCTTTGTATTTTATTGGCTCTAAATATAGGTGCTAGGATTGGAGCACTTGTACAAATTACACCGAGAGATATAAACTTAAAGACTAAAACTATAGATACTATTGATGAAAAGAATGATGAAAGATACACAACCTTTATATGTAACGAAGAGTTAGAGAGGTTACTTGAAATCCGGTGTGCTAATAGGAAAAAAGATACACCTATTTTACAAGAGAACGGTGCAAAGTTATATGACCAGATGAAAGATAAAGTTGGAGTAGTATTGCATAAGATGTTTAACAAAGAAGTGACTGATCCTAAGTACAAAGTTGTTCCTCATACACTACGTCATACTTTTGCTTCACATCTCGCAATCAATGGAACACCTATCTACACCATAAAAAAGTTGATGAACCACAAAGATATAAATATGACTTTACGATATGCAAAACTTGCCCCTGATACTGGTAGAGATGCTGTAGAGGGACTTTATAATTAA
- a CDS encoding Fic family protein: protein MNNEYTHPFLPLKQEIESKKVLKKIVSANIALAELKGAVKSIPNQSILINALSLQEAKDSSEVENIVTTHDELYRADISTSNISHQAKEVQNYREALYRGFSLVQEHKLLLKKHIIEIQQVLEKNNAGIRTQAGTMLKNEKTGEVIYTPPQNHQDIQNLMDNLEQYINDPDMDDYDTLVKMAIIHYQFESIHPFYDGNGRTGRIINILYLMLNGLLELPILYLSSYIISNKNDYYRLLTEVRTENSWEEWILYMLDGIEQTSKESVKLIANINVTMTEVKLSLKSKLPKIYSKDLLELIFKHPYTKISFLVDELGVTRKTATSYLRAIEDIGILESTKVGRDVYFINKQLFSLLQNR, encoded by the coding sequence ATGAATAATGAGTACACACATCCTTTTCTTCCTTTAAAACAAGAGATAGAAAGTAAAAAAGTATTAAAAAAGATTGTCAGTGCCAACATTGCCCTTGCAGAACTAAAAGGTGCAGTGAAGTCTATCCCTAATCAAAGTATCTTAATCAATGCTCTATCTCTTCAAGAGGCTAAAGATAGTTCTGAAGTTGAAAACATTGTAACTACACATGATGAACTATATCGTGCTGATATAAGTACATCTAACATATCTCATCAAGCTAAAGAGGTACAGAATTACAGAGAAGCTCTTTATAGAGGCTTTAGTTTAGTACAAGAACATAAACTACTTCTTAAGAAGCATATTATAGAGATCCAGCAAGTCCTGGAAAAGAATAATGCAGGGATAAGAACACAAGCTGGTACAATGCTGAAAAACGAAAAAACTGGAGAAGTGATATACACACCTCCTCAAAACCATCAAGATATTCAAAATCTAATGGATAACCTAGAACAATATATTAATGATCCGGATATGGATGATTATGATACTCTTGTTAAAATGGCAATTATTCATTATCAATTTGAATCTATACATCCATTTTATGATGGAAATGGAAGAACAGGTAGAATTATCAACATTCTCTATCTCATGCTAAATGGTTTACTAGAGCTACCTATACTTTATCTAAGCTCTTATATCATTAGCAACAAAAATGACTACTATAGACTATTAACAGAAGTAAGAACTGAAAATTCTTGGGAAGAGTGGATCCTCTACATGCTTGATGGTATAGAGCAAACTTCAAAAGAAAGTGTAAAGCTAATTGCAAATATCAATGTAACTATGACTGAAGTCAAATTATCTCTTAAAAGCAAACTGCCAAAGATATACAGTAAAGATTTACTTGAGCTTATCTTTAAACACCCTTATACAAAAATAAGTTTTTTAGTAGATGAACTTGGAGTAACAAGAAAAACTGCTACTTCATATCTTAGAGCTATTGAAGATATTGGTATATTAGAAAGTACAAAAGTTGGTCGGGATGTTTACTTCATTAATAAGCAATTATTTTCTTTGTTACAGAATAGATAA
- a CDS encoding Fic family protein, with amino-acid sequence MKTYHQAKKWIWEDSNFPNFAYENISLDTLNYKFGQLDMVKKFMNEDDTNQLQLEQLLNEALSTSAIEGETLQRSSVRSSINKILKLGLEDDYSYTRESDALIEILIDAKTNKEPLDKPRILQWHKALFPTGSSGLRDINVGHFRTDNEDMQIVSGAWNREKVHYVAPPSSKIEELMDGFLLWLNSDSELGSIYKATIAHLYFVLIHPFDDGNGRIARAITDYVLAESSFANPKFYSISTIIYQKRKEYYEVLDKVCIATDQDISLWMRWFIKLLEESIDSTLIAIEAVGVKAKFWDRQRETKLNERQKKVILKMLSYLPQEFEGGMRVQKYMSVTKTTRLTASRDLSDLVSKGVMLSHGKGRGVYYSLVL; translated from the coding sequence ATGAAAACATATCATCAAGCAAAAAAGTGGATTTGGGAAGATAGTAACTTTCCTAACTTTGCCTATGAAAATATCAGCTTAGATACACTAAATTACAAATTTGGTCAGTTAGATATGGTTAAAAAGTTTATGAATGAAGATGATACCAATCAACTGCAATTAGAGCAACTATTAAATGAAGCACTTTCTACTTCAGCTATTGAGGGTGAAACACTCCAACGTTCTTCTGTACGATCTTCTATCAATAAAATTCTCAAGCTTGGACTTGAAGATGACTATAGCTACACAAGAGAATCAGATGCACTCATAGAGATATTAATTGATGCAAAAACAAATAAAGAGCCACTCGATAAACCAAGAATACTGCAGTGGCACAAAGCCCTTTTTCCAACAGGAAGTTCAGGGCTACGAGATATCAATGTTGGGCACTTTAGAACAGATAATGAAGATATGCAAATTGTTTCAGGTGCTTGGAACAGAGAAAAGGTTCACTATGTAGCACCACCATCTTCTAAGATAGAAGAACTAATGGATGGATTTCTTCTTTGGCTCAATAGTGATAGTGAGTTAGGTAGCATCTATAAAGCTACCATAGCCCATCTGTACTTCGTACTCATACACCCTTTTGATGATGGTAATGGAAGGATAGCAAGAGCCATTACTGATTATGTTCTTGCAGAGTCATCCTTTGCCAATCCTAAATTTTACTCTATCTCAACTATTATCTACCAAAAGAGAAAAGAATACTATGAGGTGCTTGATAAGGTTTGTATTGCGACTGACCAAGATATATCATTATGGATGCGATGGTTTATAAAACTTCTAGAGGAGTCTATTGACTCTACACTTATAGCGATAGAGGCTGTTGGGGTTAAAGCAAAGTTCTGGGACAGACAAAGAGAGACTAAACTCAACGAGAGGCAAAAGAAAGTGATTCTCAAGATGCTATCATATTTGCCCCAAGAGTTTGAGGGTGGTATGCGAGTACAAAAGTATATGAGTGTAACAAAAACAACAAGACTAACTGCTAGTAGAGATCTTTCTGATTTAGTCTCAAAAGGTGTAATGTTAAGTCATGGAAAAGGTAGAGGTGTATACTATAGTTTAGTGCTTTAA
- a CDS encoding helix-turn-helix domain-containing protein, whose protein sequence is MNEKKAIKSTEQNSIQTKLGKALNLNKHVSSVVGKKIGKQVVPSKKPQSETIKDLMTLGEMIKYKRTKSKLSIKKTAQLCGISDKTLRTVENGGNINTLTLMTIINMLGLKMTLGE, encoded by the coding sequence ATGAATGAAAAGAAAGCCATCAAAAGCACTGAGCAGAATTCAATACAAACCAAATTAGGTAAAGCTCTCAACCTAAATAAACATGTGAGCAGCGTAGTTGGGAAAAAAATAGGAAAACAAGTAGTTCCTTCAAAAAAACCCCAAAGCGAAACAATCAAAGATTTAATGACTCTTGGAGAAATGATTAAGTATAAACGTACTAAATCAAAATTGTCAATCAAAAAAACAGCTCAACTATGTGGAATAAGTGATAAAACACTTAGAACTGTAGAAAACGGTGGAAATATAAATACCTTAACCCTTATGACAATTATAAATATGCTTGGTTTAAAGATGACTCTAGGAGAATAA
- a CDS encoding HipA domain-containing protein, whose amino-acid sequence MNLLYIHCNKSLVGTISYEALNKSYSLEYDEDWKNDGFEISPSIGFNNPSNEAVGRFIENLLPEGNGLEELSVYFQISKSEKFSILKQIGLETTGALTFTDSKVFEPNTTFEEITVDELEVKVTTRESNPIHIWNGKPRLSVAGVQTKLPLTILTEKFGFGEGDICSTHILKFNRVGENVVTNEFISMKLALAMGYNVAEVACAELANECVLFVTRFDREIINDELIERKHIIDSVQALGFPISYKYERNLGINMPNYREGVSFSKLFSLANKAIVPALFKEQVIKWSILNIILGNSDAHGKNISFFVSKEGLEVAPFYDLVNVTMYQDKYEQDMAMAIEDVFQFDSLNELSFREFFDENNISTEFYFNEFKSSAMKLKRAFKDMAFLDDNDFVKKNEDFILKYIENVKNRVNFISDLLNSVRYLMPLEDQTHGEFFKESIRDIKKLLGKEYSAVDTPDNIVKKYISKVTGNFIVKL is encoded by the coding sequence GTGAATTTACTCTATATACACTGCAACAAATCTTTAGTAGGAACTATCTCGTATGAAGCCCTAAACAAAAGCTATTCTCTTGAGTATGATGAAGATTGGAAAAATGATGGTTTTGAGATTAGTCCCTCTATAGGTTTTAATAATCCTAGTAACGAAGCTGTTGGAAGATTTATAGAGAATCTTCTTCCTGAGGGAAATGGATTGGAAGAACTTAGCGTTTATTTTCAAATATCTAAAAGTGAAAAATTTTCCATTTTAAAACAGATAGGATTAGAAACAACGGGTGCATTGACTTTCACTGATAGTAAAGTATTTGAACCCAATACCACTTTCGAAGAAATCACAGTGGACGAGTTAGAAGTAAAAGTCACCACTAGAGAGAGTAATCCAATCCATATTTGGAATGGTAAGCCTAGACTAAGCGTAGCCGGAGTTCAAACAAAACTTCCTTTGACAATACTTACGGAAAAGTTTGGATTTGGAGAAGGGGATATCTGTTCAACCCATATATTAAAATTCAATAGAGTTGGAGAAAATGTAGTTACCAATGAATTTATCTCTATGAAGTTGGCGTTAGCGATGGGCTACAACGTTGCCGAAGTTGCTTGTGCAGAGCTAGCGAATGAGTGTGTTTTATTTGTAACAAGATTTGATAGAGAAATAATTAATGATGAACTAATAGAGAGAAAGCACATCATAGATAGCGTTCAAGCGCTTGGTTTTCCAATTTCATACAAGTATGAGAGAAATCTAGGTATTAATATGCCTAATTATCGAGAAGGGGTCTCATTTTCGAAACTTTTTTCATTAGCGAACAAAGCAATCGTTCCAGCACTTTTTAAAGAGCAAGTAATTAAATGGAGTATTTTAAATATTATTTTAGGTAATAGCGATGCTCATGGTAAAAATATATCATTTTTTGTAAGCAAAGAGGGATTGGAAGTAGCACCCTTTTATGATTTGGTTAATGTCACAATGTATCAAGATAAATATGAACAGGATATGGCTATGGCAATTGAGGATGTATTTCAATTTGACAGCCTAAATGAACTTTCTTTTCGTGAGTTCTTTGATGAAAATAATATCTCAACAGAGTTCTATTTCAATGAATTTAAAAGTAGTGCAATGAAGCTAAAGAGAGCATTTAAAGATATGGCATTTTTAGATGATAATGACTTCGTGAAGAAAAATGAAGATTTTATTCTGAAATACATAGAAAATGTTAAAAACAGAGTGAACTTCATATCTGACCTATTAAACTCGGTAAGATATTTAATGCCTTTAGAAGATCAAACACATGGTGAATTTTTCAAAGAGAGTATTAGGGATATTAAAAAACTCTTAGGTAAAGAATACAGTGCAGTAGATACTCCTGATAATATCGTTAAAAAATATATTTCTAAAGTTACAGGAAACTTTATTGTTAAGCTATAA